The following proteins are encoded in a genomic region of Planococcus lenghuensis:
- the gpsB gene encoding cell division regulator GpsB codes for MDTKLTAKEILEKDFKTGMRGYNQDEVDQFLDLVIQDYETFSQQIEKLQNDNKRLRSELESTPRKQTAPTPGTTNFDILRRLSHLENHVFGSKLNNE; via the coding sequence ATGGACACAAAACTTACAGCAAAAGAGATTCTTGAAAAAGATTTTAAAACAGGTATGCGCGGTTATAACCAGGATGAAGTCGATCAATTCCTCGATCTTGTTATCCAGGACTATGAAACATTCAGCCAGCAAATCGAAAAATTGCAGAATGACAACAAACGGCTGCGAAGTGAACTGGAAAGCACGCCACGAAAACAGACGGCACCAACACCGGGGACAACAAATTTCGATATTCTCCGCCGGTTGTCCCATTTGGAGAACCATGTGTTCGGCAGCAAGCTGAATAACGAGTGA
- a CDS encoding ribonuclease H-like domain-containing protein, which yields MSFENKLRQMKGLLNAKPPVKKQPAERHRPVHEALWRTIGLEVIENDFGYVYKKTIRYPADYRHGSVSLNRLALVLGKWERSEAAHPFRLSTGDRLLFFDTETTGLSGTGAYIFLAGVLESTDEGFELIQYVLPDPSNEAAFLYETGLWRDKHAVIFSYNGKSFDWPQLLSRWTLSRHVLPPLPELRQVDLLHGTRRIWKNELERLKLSTVEEQKLGLVRTGDVPGHLIPPIYLDAVKNGEAESLGAVLFHNELDILSLVSLYITASDLLIEDLESETKGAYTNIGKWYADLKEYDKSASFLEHVIQERGEAAAPARYLLGIQRKRDGEFEAALQLFKEAAPNLRGPLEVEAWIHAAKLLEHQLGNIDQALLMTRLAKEAGDHTAIRESIKTDIGKREQRLVNKQRKKQDFL from the coding sequence GTGTCATTTGAAAATAAATTGCGTCAAATGAAGGGGCTGCTGAATGCGAAGCCTCCGGTGAAGAAACAGCCTGCCGAGCGCCATCGGCCTGTCCATGAAGCACTTTGGCGCACGATCGGACTTGAAGTAATCGAAAATGACTTCGGATATGTCTATAAAAAAACGATCCGGTACCCGGCGGATTACAGGCACGGCAGTGTTTCACTCAACAGGCTGGCTTTGGTACTCGGAAAATGGGAACGGTCAGAAGCTGCGCATCCATTCCGCCTGTCAACCGGCGACCGGCTGCTGTTTTTCGACACGGAAACGACGGGGCTGAGCGGCACTGGCGCATACATTTTTCTTGCCGGTGTCCTGGAGAGCACAGACGAAGGGTTTGAACTGATTCAGTATGTGCTGCCGGACCCGTCAAATGAAGCGGCTTTCCTGTATGAGACCGGGCTGTGGCGGGATAAGCATGCCGTCATCTTTTCCTATAACGGAAAGAGTTTCGACTGGCCGCAATTGCTGTCGCGCTGGACACTGTCCCGGCATGTGCTTCCGCCACTGCCGGAGCTGCGCCAGGTTGATTTATTGCACGGCACCCGGCGGATCTGGAAAAACGAGTTGGAGCGGCTGAAGCTCAGCACAGTGGAAGAACAGAAGCTTGGTCTGGTCCGCACAGGGGATGTGCCCGGCCATCTGATTCCGCCGATTTACCTGGATGCGGTTAAGAACGGAGAGGCGGAATCACTTGGAGCGGTATTGTTCCATAACGAACTGGATATCCTGTCACTCGTCTCCCTCTATATCACTGCTTCCGATTTGCTGATTGAGGATTTGGAAAGCGAAACCAAAGGGGCTTACACGAATATAGGGAAATGGTATGCGGATCTTAAAGAGTACGATAAAAGCGCAAGTTTCCTGGAACACGTAATACAGGAACGGGGAGAAGCGGCAGCTCCTGCCCGCTATTTGCTGGGGATTCAGCGGAAGCGGGATGGGGAGTTTGAAGCCGCGCTTCAATTGTTCAAAGAAGCCGCGCCCAATCTGCGCGGGCCGCTGGAAGTTGAAGCGTGGATCCATGCGGCAAAATTACTTGAACATCAATTAGGTAATATTGACCAGGCATTGCTTATGACCCGCCTTGCGAAAGAGGCGGGAGATCATACAGCAATCCGGGAATCCATAAAAACAGATATCGGGAAGCGGGAACAGCGGCTCGTAAATAAGCAGCGAAAAAAACAGGACTTTCTGTAA
- a CDS encoding ATP-dependent DNA helicase: MKQSMPFPLSKEKTFFESLNDWIGDIFYDELPEKGYELRDEQIFMAFQVEQALKEKSVLFAEAGVGTGKTLAYLLPAIAYARYTGKPALIACADETLIDQLIKKGGDLDRLDELFGLNLDVRTAKSRDQYLCLQRLEAAQKVSNEEFLEDVEVSLPDFVFGNGSMQSIHPYGDRSDYPELTDDQWQQINYHPVYNCSACELRNRCGQTLHRKAYREATDLVICSHDFLMEHLWTKEARVREGQSPLLPETSLIVLDEGHLLEFAAQRALTHEVQENTLVNVTDRLMSDGVRVETLQLIEQAVDLHSDFFRLLRKQAEDSGEDRRSIRKSPELLQLGKTTVTVLEAILEELVFESELYTIPEYDLRIAEEYFEQYIFSMNLFTEEGDAVNWFEEKDGTETLVIMPRLVTDILQEKLFNGHLPIVFSSATLSVQKNFNYIAASLGIDDYQAFSVPSPFDYADVMKIRSHPVLQEEKQTVLEQLLAADEQTLILFRSRSEMAVFKETISPELQKRIEFEGDRELSAVVRDFQEKKFSILCSYHLWEGLDLPGDMLTKVVIVDLPYPPKDPVFDAKRKFAANPIEEIDLPFMQLRLQQGIGRLIRTSRDKGIIHLLLNEEEWNIRHLWEPVLPVVPVNN; this comes from the coding sequence ATGAAACAAAGCATGCCTTTTCCGCTTTCAAAGGAAAAAACATTTTTTGAGTCACTGAATGACTGGATCGGCGATATCTTCTACGATGAGCTGCCTGAAAAAGGCTATGAACTGCGGGATGAGCAGATTTTCATGGCGTTTCAGGTGGAGCAGGCACTGAAAGAAAAGTCTGTGCTGTTTGCGGAAGCGGGCGTTGGAACGGGCAAGACGCTCGCATATTTGCTGCCGGCCATTGCCTATGCCCGCTATACCGGAAAACCGGCATTGATCGCCTGTGCGGATGAGACGCTCATTGACCAGCTGATCAAAAAAGGTGGTGACCTGGACCGGCTGGATGAACTGTTCGGTTTGAATTTGGATGTGCGTACTGCAAAGTCCCGCGATCAGTATTTATGTCTTCAGCGGCTGGAGGCAGCCCAGAAAGTCAGCAATGAGGAATTTCTGGAAGACGTGGAAGTTTCACTGCCCGATTTCGTGTTCGGCAACGGATCCATGCAGTCGATCCATCCGTACGGGGATCGTTCGGACTATCCGGAACTGACGGACGACCAATGGCAGCAGATCAATTACCACCCTGTATACAATTGCTCGGCGTGTGAACTCCGGAACCGATGCGGCCAGACGCTGCACCGGAAAGCGTACCGGGAAGCGACCGACCTTGTTATCTGTTCGCATGACTTCCTGATGGAGCATCTATGGACAAAAGAAGCGCGCGTCCGGGAAGGCCAATCACCGCTCCTGCCGGAAACATCGCTGATTGTGCTCGATGAAGGCCATTTGCTCGAATTCGCTGCACAGCGGGCCTTGACGCATGAAGTTCAGGAGAATACGTTAGTGAACGTGACAGACCGCCTAATGTCTGATGGTGTGCGGGTAGAGACGCTTCAGCTGATCGAACAGGCCGTCGATCTCCACAGTGATTTTTTCCGTCTTCTTCGGAAGCAGGCGGAAGACAGTGGGGAAGACCGCAGAAGCATCCGGAAATCCCCGGAATTGCTCCAGCTTGGAAAAACAACGGTAACGGTGCTCGAGGCTATACTCGAAGAGCTTGTGTTCGAATCGGAACTGTATACGATTCCAGAATATGACCTTCGGATTGCCGAAGAGTATTTTGAACAGTATATTTTTTCTATGAACCTGTTTACAGAAGAAGGAGATGCGGTGAATTGGTTTGAGGAGAAAGACGGGACGGAAACGCTCGTCATCATGCCAAGACTCGTAACAGACATTCTGCAGGAAAAGCTGTTCAACGGTCATTTGCCGATTGTTTTCTCGTCGGCGACGCTGTCTGTACAGAAGAATTTCAATTACATTGCTGCAAGTCTCGGGATAGACGATTACCAGGCCTTTTCGGTGCCGTCGCCGTTCGATTATGCGGACGTGATGAAGATCCGGTCGCATCCCGTGCTGCAGGAAGAGAAGCAGACCGTACTCGAACAGTTGCTGGCAGCGGATGAGCAGACATTGATTCTGTTCCGTTCCCGCAGCGAAATGGCTGTTTTCAAGGAAACGATCAGCCCCGAATTGCAGAAACGCATCGAATTTGAAGGCGACCGGGAGCTCTCTGCAGTCGTCCGGGACTTTCAGGAGAAAAAGTTTTCGATTCTCTGTTCCTATCATCTGTGGGAAGGACTGGATCTGCCGGGGGATATGCTGACGAAAGTGGTTATTGTTGACCTTCCATATCCGCCCAAGGATCCGGTGTTTGACGCCAAACGGAAGTTTGCTGCAAATCCGATTGAAGAGATCGACCTGCCATTCATGCAACTTCGCCTTCAGCAGGGAATCGGTCGCCTGATCCGGACTTCCCGGGACAAAGGCATAATTCATTTGTTGCTGAATGAAGAAGAATGGAATATCCGGCATTTATGGGAACCGGTACTGCCAGTGGTTCCGGTGAATAATTGA
- a CDS encoding THUMP domain-containing class I SAM-dependent RNA methyltransferase yields MTKFKLLATAAMGLESIVADEVKALGFETQNENGKVFFEGDEAAIAKANLWLRTADRVKIIAGEFTATTFDELFEQTKALEWEKFLPVDANFPVQGKSVKSKLYSVPDCQAIVKKAIVERLKKAYHRNSFLDESGARFKIEVSILKDKVQLSIDTSGAGLHKRGYRTGQGEAPLKETLAAALVKLTRWSPDRPFVDPFCGSGTIAIEAAMIGQNIAPGYNREFDSEFWPWMKRKVWDDARLEAEEAADYDQPLDITGTDIDHRLIETAKANAMEAGFAELITFKQRQVKDFTATGESGVIVGNPPYGERIGEIEKIEEMISDMGRVFSAYPTWSVYMLSAAENFEELYGQKATKKRKLFNGFIKTDFYQFWGERPKNT; encoded by the coding sequence ATGACGAAATTCAAATTACTGGCTACAGCAGCGATGGGCCTTGAATCCATCGTAGCGGATGAAGTCAAAGCACTCGGATTCGAGACACAGAACGAGAACGGGAAAGTATTTTTTGAAGGTGACGAAGCGGCGATCGCCAAAGCGAACCTATGGCTGCGGACGGCAGACCGCGTGAAAATCATTGCCGGTGAATTCACGGCGACCACGTTTGATGAGCTGTTCGAACAGACGAAAGCGCTCGAGTGGGAGAAGTTCCTGCCGGTCGATGCCAATTTCCCGGTACAGGGAAAATCAGTTAAATCGAAGCTTTACAGTGTGCCGGATTGCCAGGCGATCGTTAAAAAAGCGATTGTGGAGCGGCTGAAGAAAGCTTATCACCGCAACAGCTTTCTGGATGAATCAGGCGCGCGTTTTAAAATCGAGGTTTCCATCTTGAAAGATAAAGTGCAATTATCCATCGATACAAGCGGCGCAGGTCTGCATAAGCGGGGGTATCGGACCGGCCAAGGTGAAGCTCCTTTAAAAGAGACGCTGGCAGCTGCACTTGTTAAATTGACCCGCTGGTCACCGGATCGGCCGTTCGTTGATCCATTCTGTGGTTCAGGAACGATCGCGATTGAAGCGGCAATGATTGGTCAGAACATTGCACCGGGCTATAACCGGGAGTTTGACAGTGAGTTCTGGCCATGGATGAAACGGAAGGTATGGGACGATGCCCGGCTTGAAGCGGAAGAAGCGGCTGATTATGACCAGCCACTCGATATCACCGGAACGGACATCGACCACCGGCTCATCGAAACGGCTAAAGCGAATGCGATGGAAGCTGGATTTGCCGAACTGATAACATTCAAGCAACGGCAAGTGAAGGATTTCACGGCAACCGGTGAGTCGGGTGTCATTGTCGGCAATCCGCCATATGGGGAACGGATTGGCGAAATTGAAAAGATCGAAGAAATGATCTCTGATATGGGACGCGTCTTTTCTGCTTATCCGACCTGGTCGGTTTATATGCTGTCTGCTGCAGAGAATTTTGAAGAACTTTACGGCCAAAAAGCCACGAAAAAACGGAAGCTGTTCAACGGTTTCATTAAAACCGATTTTTATCAGTTCTGGGGCGAACGTCCGAAAAATACGTAA